The Anastrepha ludens isolate Willacy chromosome 2, idAnaLude1.1, whole genome shotgun sequence genome contains a region encoding:
- the LOC128866298 gene encoding mitochondrial import inner membrane translocase subunit Tim17-B → MEEYAREPCPFRIIDDCGGAFAMGCIGGGVFQAIKGFRNAPSGFNKRMIGSLTAIKIRSPVIAGNFAVWGGMFSTIDCTLVHFRKKEDPWNSIISGFATGGILAARNGIPAMAGSAIIGGVLLALIEGVGILFTRLSAEQFRNPTPPTEDPTVLEGASKSFGFGQTHQQQSQYQ, encoded by the exons ATGGAAGAATATGCTAGGGAGCCGTGTCCATTCAGGATTATTGATGATTGTGGTGGTGCTTTCGCAATGGGTTGTATAGGAGGTGGAGTATTCCAAGCCATTAAAGGATTTCGTAATGCGCCATCGGGCTTCAATAAACGCatg atTGGGAGTTTGACTGCTATCAAAATACGCTCTCCAGTGATTGCAGGAAATTTTGCAGTTTGGGGAGGAATGTTTAGTACTATAGACTGCACATTGGTACATTTCCGAAAAAAAGAGGATCCATGGAATTCCATAATAAGTGGATTTGCAACTGGTGGAATTTTAGCAGCAAGAAAtg GAATCCCTGCAATGGCGGGTAGTGCTATAATTGGAGGAGTTCTGCTGGCATTAATCGAAGGTGttggaattttatttacacGTCTTTCGGCGGAACAATTCCGGAATCCTACACCGCCAACCGAAGATCCGACGGTGTTGGAAGGTGCATCAAAATCATTCGGTTTCGGACAAACACACCAACAGCAATCGCAGTACCAGTGA